The nucleotide sequence AAAAGATGTCCCTctaatattttagttaaaaaaaatttaggagaTAGCTTTCAGCCACATAAGAGTAGTATAGAATATGATACATTTGACTCACTCTTGGAGATCTTTCTATACCTTCCGAGTTGACCTTTATAATGATGATCATAAGGGGAATTAGCCGACTCTGCCCATATGGTTGAATTCCTCTACCCCAAGATCTTTCttactctttaattttattaatttggtaATTACATGATTATCCATGTCTAGGAACCTGCTTTACCCCTCCAGCTTCTCGACCCCAAGCCTGACAAGTTCCCACAGATGGGTAAATGTTTGCACGTGCTTGACCTCTACCGCAAGGGCCTACTCCAACCTTGCAACGAACATGGAAATGCAGCCCCCCAATCCGCAAATCAAGGCGAAGGCGACCCAAAGATGGGCAAATATTTGCACAAGCTTCACCTCTGCTGGAAGCGCCTACTCCACCCGCACAACAAACTCGGATATGCAGTTCAAAATCAAACAGAAGAAAATAACAAGACTGTCGGCCACAACGTCCTCCGCCCAGCCACAGAGCTCCATCAGGCCGGCGTCTCCTTCAAGATAAGCAAAGGTCTCCAGGACATCTCCTTCGACGTCGACTGCGGCGTTTTGaaacttcccaatttcttagTTGAAGACCTTACCGAATCAATTTTCTTGAATATCATAGCCTTCGAACGTTGCCACGTCGGCTCTGGCAGCGGCTTCACTTCGTTCGTCGCGTTCATGGACTGCATCGTCGACGACAGTGAGGATATCAAACTTTTGAGCTCGAATGGTATTATCGACAACTTCATTGGGACCGACAAGGAGGCAGCCGAATTGTTCAACACGTTGGCCAAGGATTTGATCATTTCGACTGACGAACTTCTCAAGGTGTACGAGGATCTCATCAACTACAGCAACAAGCGCAGAAATAAATGGCGTGCCAATCTAATTCAAACTTACTTCAAAAATCCGTGGGCAATTGTTTCTGTCATCGCAGCTTTTTTCAATCTGAATTGACGTGAGACCAAGCCGGATTGggactaaaatttaaaaaaatctcaaatcgaAAACTGAACTGCTTTGATTTGGGCTAATCTTAATTGGTCATGTATATcttttttgcttattttttagcgtaaaatttaaaaaaatgtgcatatattatttatatatattaatcaaacacaaatttttattaaaaaaatctcactACAAGAGAATAGCGAagttaaaatgaatttttaagaaattttgagataaaaattttatactaattttGTTCGTCTCagttttaaaatgaatttcgagataaaaaattatttgtgttaaatttgagaagaattttaaaatgaaaaattatcattttaaatttatgacgaattttaaaatagattaaAGATGGATATTGAGACGAATATTATTTAtctcaaaataagattaaaaatgaattttgaaacagATATTATTCGTATTAGatttgagataaattttgaaacaaaaaaattactaGTCTAAGATTTGAGATacattttgagatgaatttttattcgtctcaaattttaaataaatttaaaatattaatttataaaaattaacatttttatttataaaaatagaaattaaatataattcaaaattaaatatatttatttaaattaaagtctaaatataattatttaaattctaattatataaataaaaatatttcatatacataaaatataaaattaaatatatataaatgtaaactaaatatgtacaaattttgaaataaaaatatatattaaatatataataataaattactgataataagtgtataaatatatacaaaatgaaaaaaaaaaaagagagagcagagacagagagaaaggggtatttttacattttaaaaaaaatagaatataaattatatttcatttaaatgTGAAAGGTAAACTAAAAGTGAATTGAATAgtatttaaagaatatataaatactattATTAGATTGAAGAGATAATTTGACAACATATTtagaaaatacataaaaatattttgtaagaaattaaaacgattattaaattattttctcccaACTTGAATAGCGACAAAAACTtatgacataatttttaatgtgataaaataaattatcacaTATTAGCTAATTTGACAATATATTTTAGTTGTAGATTctataatgacaaataattttgtcaattatttaatatcatggtaaatattttttagataaaataaaaacgatGACAAAATAAAAGGTATATACATAATATTAATGGCACATGACATATAACATTAATAGATATACTacaaaatatgtaattaattttcataCCTGTTATGCGTAATTTTTGAACCACTTCTTATGGAATGCACTCGACCGAGCATGCCGGCTCAACCTCCCGAAACTCAATGGGATTAAGGCTGAGGACATCTCAGTAAAGTCACATATCGCTGAAACTTGAGTTCAGACTGTGTGTAACATCCTGAAATttggaaataaataataattataaatttcagtATTGaggttattattgaatatttgaaaattttagagaaaatattaatttatattgttttgagaaatagaaaattgaggtaattaattattttatttgagaatatttatgaaaataagaaaagattaaaataaatttgttgtgCCTCAATAATCGGAAGGAAGAAGTCCAAGCATTATGGGAAGGTTGGAAATTACTGGGAAGGTTCCTTTGGAAGAATCCTTTGGAAACCTCATTCGGAATGACCTTTGGAAGCCTCGTTCGGAAGGGTTTGGAGCTGCTGGGGAAGGTTCTTTCGAAATGACCCTTTGGAAGGAACGCTTCGGAAAGGCCACGTGTACTCCCTGCTCGatctctataaaaggccaagtcCAATTCTCAGAAAAGAATCGGGACATCAGTatttctctcccatttttcttcagAAATTTAGCCTTTTTTCATTTCCTCGCGATTATTTTCCTTCCGTTACTGACTTAACCATTGGAGGGTTTTCGCGGGAAGAAAATCCCGCGAACCTTCTAATCCTTGTTTGTCCCCCACAGTTCCTTCGGAAGCATCACACTTTTCCTTCGGAAGGAATCACCATCAGCAAGGAATCACCGTCAGTAATGTATCCCGAATTTCCTTCGGAAGGACTTTTCAGAACTATCCTTTGGAAGGACAACGCTGCAAGACCATTGCCCACTCAACCTTTTCCTATCAGAAGCAAGCTTGAAATCCCTTCGGAAGCCCACCTTAGTTTTGCAGCCAAATCTTCGATTGAGTCCCGAGGCTGACGACATCCATGGGCATCCCACTCCtataaattctaattgttgtattttggcaacaacaatttggcgccgtctgtgaGAAACGCAGCAAAAATccaatttcaacacaaaatgccaagagggacaagatcagctAGTTCGACGAACCCGCATAACTCCACTCGAATGAGCCCTCGTACTAGGACGGGAGCCACAAGAGACCCCAATCAGGTGCACCCTGCGGTGCCGAAATTTTCAGAAGATCACCCTAACAATGAAGTGCGTTCAGAAAACTTTCCTGCGCTCGAGGGCAACCAGACCGCTAGACTGAGGGGCATGGAACGTTCAGAACAGGAAAATGTACATGTAGCTGGATTGAGGAGGCATGCAACAAAGCGAGGGAAGCAAGTCCCGCATGCAACACCCGCTAGTCAGAAACAACACTCATTTGGACAGTCTTCAATTCTAAATAGAAACCTCGTGGCGACTTCAGTACCTCCAAGACCTGCGGGGATAGCTCCACTCGCAGTTTTACTATCAGATTATGAACAACTacagaagaattttgaggagttgAAACAACATAATGATGAACTCAAGATAAACAATGagaagaatatgagaagactataAGGGAATTACTGCTTTGCTACATGAACTAATTCCTACATGGGATAAGCCGATATGGGGGGAGAACACTGGAGATCCATAGAAACCCCTCCAAGGACCACACGGTAGGGGGTAAGAGTTAAAACTCCATAGCCGAATAACCAAGTCCCAAAGATGACAAACTTGAGAAGGGAATGTGATAAGAGGACAAGGAAAGCTCCCATGTATAAAGAGATAGCGGAAAGCACCTACTCACGAGCTCCTTATGTTCCACCTCCTTGCAAAAACGAAGCAGAACGGAAAACACTCAAGGTGTCTGACATTgaacgcctcatagaagaggtgctagagtAGAAGCAGGTAATGATGGCGCTAAAGGAAATGCCCCCGAAGGGGTTTCCTCTATCTGAGGAACTCAACTAACAACCAGTACGACCAAGGTTCGAACTGCCGCAACTTTCGGTATACTCGAGAAATGAGGACCTAGAAAAGCACCTACAACACTTTGTCACAGTGGCAGTGTTACATGGGTGGAACGAAATCACCAGGTGCAAGTCTTTCCCTCTCTCACTGGAAGGACAAGCTCAACAGTGGTTCACTGAGTTACCTGCCGGACATATCCGATCATTTgaatagttgaagaaaaagTTTTTAGAGGCGTTCGCTGCCTATATCCCGAAAAAGAAGAGTGTCATGTATTTGATGAGCTTGCAACAAAGGCCAAATGAATCCCTAGAGTGATACATTGAGCGATTTAGGGCTACAACGCAAGAAGTAAGGGAACTCTCGTTCGGTTTGGCAGCCTCATCCTTGCTTAATGGAACCGCCTACGCCCCGCTCAGAAGATCCCGAGTATTTTTCAAGCCAGGCTCAATGGCCGAATTGTTTTCCCGAGCTCAGGGAGGTGGCTCTGCACACGTATGACAATCGAGTAGAGTTAGGAGCATGTCCTTGGTTGAATGGCTAGGATCCTATCCTTATGCGCATGTTGGGAAATAATAAGATCCTATACGCATAGATGTCAGGTAATGATTAGAGGATGTCTAGATGTTAGGCACTAGTCTTGGCTAAGAAGTATATGATTCTTTCTCTAATGATTTGTTAAATGATTTGGTGTGTAGATTGGAGACTAATATGGAAGCCGGTGAGCCGAGCCGTAAAGTGTAGAACGTTGGCCTGGGAGCTCTGGATTTGTTGTGACACTTTTGAGAGCACGACCTGCTCACTCGCATGGGAGGTGCCCAACACCAAGATGAAATGGTGATCAGTTACCTATGCCGAAttcaagtctctctctctcacgcacATATGCAGACACAAGCACAATCAAGAGATGCTGCTTGTGCTTACGgattacatatttattatgGTAATTTTATCAGGGGTATCATAATCATAATCGTACACACCTGCATCCATACGTGGGTTTGCTCATCTAACTCTGGGAACTTGTCAGGTCATCATAATCATGTTCCTTGGAAAGTTCACCTCTACGGTCAAGCTCAGCTGGAAACTCTGGCTTGTCTCCTTTGCGATTGGCTTTATGAGGTCAGTTTCGTAATGGTGTCATTTCAAGTGAGAACTTGAATTGCAAGTATTTCAAATGACATAATTTGAAAGCTCTCTATAGCAATGCAACCTAATAAAATTTGCATCTCAGTGACCCATTTGATGTCTTTAAGTTGCTAAACCAATTGTATTGTTTGCCTAAGTTATGTGAACATAACGATAGTACTTAATATTGATGACATATTGTTGGATCAGTTGGCCACTTGCAATGGTTGGGAAGTTGATTCCTGTTCCAGAGATGCCTTTCAGCGAATACTTCACAAACCAACTATCGTGTCCACCGAAAAATAAAGATGATGAGGTAAAAGCCATATTCTTGGGTTTGTCCATCATCAGATGTAATATCTTTTACTGAGTTTTTTGACGTTCCTTCGATTTTCAGGTTCAATCAACAGAAGGCAGGATGGTAATGAACTAAAAGTAGAAAAACTAGTGGTTGATATAGCAGGATGGTGATATCTTTTACTGGGTTGTTTGACGTTTCTTCAATCACGTATTCGTTTCTCTTTCTTGTCCAACTAACAGGTTGATATAGCAATACTCAAGTCAAGGcagctttttttctttttctttttctttttttactaaAGAAATATGTATCGACTGACTTGCTAACAGTTACTCTATAAATGCCAGAATACTGGTGGCTTGGTTTGTTAAGGTGATTATGGTTCTGGATTCTGGATTGGCGTTTCGGCAGTTAGAATGGTGGTGATGTTCTGTACGTATTTGTTATACAGAGGGTGTATTCGACTCCTTGCAAGACGCAGCTCGTGGTATTTTGTTTGAATTACATGGCAAGGGAATTTAGATTGTGTTGTCTGAACAATTCGGCTACTTGTATCACTATCCTTAGCAGGTTATGGGCCTCTTTGGTATTATTGTGTTATACTGTTAACACACTGCCATAAAAGCAGTGTTCTATAAATGTATGTGAACAAAATTAACCTTAGAGCCCAGAAAAATAGGGAGGAGACTAGACTTGAATAAAATGAGGATTGTTTTTCTTACTATTCTTTGATCTCAAGTAGGATATTTAtacaaatacataataaatgaaatctaaacaaTTTtgaactttgattttttttttaagatcaTATGGGTGATATCCTCCTTCCTCGGTATTTTATCTTCTCAtctttttatctattttaactttaaaattttatcatcatCAACCTGGTCACAAACCAAATGTTGTCCGTTATTTCTTATCTTCTTTGAACTTCGAAATATCTTAACAACTTTGCGTTTTAATTCTCTAAAATTAGTTTCATTTAACTTGTCTGGAGTGATTTGGAAGGAATGATAGAGAGGAGGGTTGGATTGAGTTTGTAATGGATGAAGGGTTTTCCTTGTGAGATGTGGATGAAGAGGAGTTGGTCGTAGCAGGATTGGCCCCAGCCATCACCTGCTCTGATATCATGAACAAAACTAACCTGAGGTTGGAAAAGATGTGCTTGGATAACTGGAAATATTGTACCGAAGAGCTTAGAAAAATAGGGGGGAGACTTGAATAAAATGAGGATTGTTTTTTCTGCTATTCTTTGATCTCAAGTAGGGTATttatacatgaataaaatacaagaatacatacataataaatgaaatcaaaacaatttgaacttagatttttttttataggtttATCTGTGTAATCGCTTTCTACTTTATCTTTTCATCTCTTATCACTTTTAACTTTAAAACTTTATCCTCGACAATTTTATCACAAACCAAGTTTTATCGTTTTATCtccttttaattttcaaatatccTAACAACCTTACCTCTCATCTTCCCCATTTTTCCAATGGTATGTAGTGTGGGTGTTGTGTTTATTCATGTTATAGAGAAACTGAAACGACATTGGAATGCTAATTTAGTCTTTTAAACTAAGGTTAAGGTTGCATTTGTCTTGGCATAAAAACATCTTTTAGCAATTATTTTTAGAggaaatattttgtcaaaatataaaaaattgcaTGACTAACAATATTTTTGCACCAAAATGTAGTGgattacataaaattttgtataaaataagaAGTGAATATTATTTGATCTGTGCATGGATGATGAACAATGTCGATTCCTATTCCACTGTGAGTCGGGTGGGATGGAAATTCATACGGGATTTCGGTTCCCTTTAATGTTGGTAAGGTAAATTCCTTAACCAAGTCGTGTCTCGCTTGAGCCATTTGATGGGGCTGCTGcatctttgaattttgaacaaTCTTAATATATTTGCAAACTAGTTAAGTTAATTCTCTCTCCCAGGTTTCGGGTTTCCACAAATTGTTTTGTGTAAATTGTATTCTTTCGTTTTATTATTTTGTGGGACTGATGGCATAATATTGCATGAATGTTTAGCCAATTGTTTATACAACATTTCGTGTTCTTTGGATATTTACTAGAAAGCATTCAGTGTAGAAGCACTATTAGATTTCAGAACCTAGTATTTGGCAAATGCTGATATTCATGTCAGCAAAATACATAAGGCCCCATTTGAGCTAGGTGCCGGGGTATTACATCTCTAATTAGCTTTATCAATTATTAGGATTGCTATTATATTCAATGTCATATTTAAGAATTTCACTTTCTGttatcttcctttctttcttttactaattttttttttctgtttcatCTACTTCCCTTGCAAGTATTTCAATAgctcttttttttgtttgccaTGTTTAAACAATCTTAATTGTGACTCCCCCACTCATATGCATCAATCTAACCTTATATcaataatctcattttttattttgaattttcttgtaTAGACACATCTATTATAGCATTATTTGCATCTCAATTACCCTTATATTTTACACGTGTTAATACTTAGCTACTTAACGTTTGTGTCACGCAATAagtgttataattttataaaaaaagaaaaacctcttcttttagatttaaattttacaaaatactGCCAAACACTAGAAATGgctaaaagaagaaaggaaccACAACTGGGCAATTTAAGTTTTTCAGCAGCAAGAGATGTCAATCAATAAGGTTGTCATAAAGCAAAGAGTGGAAATGGTGCATTGCCTTCTCCACGGATGGAGCATACCTGCCACTACAGTATGCGGGTGATTCGAGGCCCTTTTGAACAGCTTCACACAAACTGATATCTTCCATCTATAAGTAGCCACAAAAATGGATAATgtgaaagggaagaagaaaatctAAAGCACTATGACAAAACATaagaattttgagatggattgtGCGTACCTGTACTCTTTCACTATCTTCTAGACTCTTCTCAATGAAAGATTTATCATCCTAAGGAACAGACATAAATAAAGTTATATTTCAACTTTAACTGCTCCGGAAAGAAGCAGTAGCTATTTAAGATTTTGTAATTCAGAAATTGAGGCCAAGGCCATATTATGATTATGTTGCTTTAGCCCTTCTCAAAAGCAGTCTTCAGCTATTACCTTGATGATTTACTCTTTAGAAATATAACACTTTGTCATGACGTGCTAGTTAATTAGGGGCGgtttagtatttttattcagTTGTAGTATTTTTACAGTTATGTTTTAGGAATAATTGAGTATTATCTAAAATCAATTTACAATTACAAAATAGTGAGGTGGTAGTGGAGTGATTTAGGAGCAATTATTGATAGTGAAGGAGTGGTAACCCCACAGCGCAGAGCATGTTATAAATTGTGAAGAATTTATTGAAATCTCTGATTTCCCCCTATTGTTCTCtctgatttccctctcaattttgTCAAATTTCTCCTGATTTTTCTCCTACTTTCTATCAATCTCCCTAATTTTAGTCTGTTCCCCCTCAATTCTTCGTTATTTCTCTCCTCAATTTCTAGTTCTGCCTTCTAAGGAAACATCAATTAAGACTAGGGTCATGACACACTTATCAAATTGTTGAATAGGGATCAATGATTGAGATAAGATTGTAGTTGTTGgcttcgaaaaaaaaaaaaaaaagacccatTCCTTtacattctctctctttgtcaACTAGTATTCTTTCTTAATAGTAATTTCTCTTAAATGTGTTCAATAGTAATTTACCTTAAGAGAAGCATCCAGAAAGTAGTTGAATATGACTTGGCATTTTCTAGGACCTAGTGGGAGTACAAGATTAGTGTCCATCCAGGGCCCATATCTGTGGATACAAAGAGAGAGGAGCCATAATCGAACTTAGCAATCTATCAACTAAATAGGCTCAGCTTATGAATCAACCATTGCTACACTTTTCAAGGACGAGTTACCTATTGATCATGAAATTTGGATATATGAAAGCATATAGAGCTTTTGATCCAAGCCTGTCAAAACCATCACCATTTTCCACAGAACTGCCCTCACATTGTTGAACGCTCACTCTCTCAAATATCTTTCTTGTTGGAAGCAATGAGGAAGATATTTAGAACAGATGTCAGAAGCATTACTTATAAATAGCAATAACAGAAGTCTAATAGACATTGCCAAAGACAGAGCATATTATTTGCAGTAGGGGagtaaaaaccaaaaatcaGAGGAAAGAACTTAGAGAGCGTACTGTGGTCGAATAGGACTCAAGCTCAAGACCAGATGCAAGACCTTTATGTGCATATGGTACATGATAACCACCATCCAAGTAGTTGTCACAGAAAACCTGCACAAAGAAATTTGAAGATTTACCAGGCTCCAGGGAAATGCATGGGACCGATTGAAATTATAGCTAAAGCATGTAGCTGCTTCATTTTCAAAGAGAAGCAAAGGCACTGAAGAGTAAGAAATAATGGTAAAGCTTCAATGTCTACTGCTCGGAGGAAACATAACAGAATGCCAAAAGAAAGCAAAGCAGCTAAAAGGGTTAGTCATAGTGATTTCATATTGCGCATGTTGAGGACCAGACCTTCCAGTTACATTCAATGGTGTATCTGCGTCTGCATACATAACTCAGGAAAGAGTTGACACCACCGGTACTCAGCATCTCACACGAACTGCCAAGCCATTCATTTCCTACAATGTTGCTATCAGCTTCTGAATGAGGCAACTTCTTTTCCAAGCTGAGCAGAACAAATGGTCCCCAGAGAGCTACCCTAATCGGTACAAGTCCGAATTCCTGTCCACAATAGCTAGATAAATCACCTAACCACCTTATAGTACAAAAATagttatgagatattgaaatTTCTACCCATAAGAACATGTTGCATACATTTACATTGAAGTTCCGAACTCCTGTTATTCTAGTTGCCTTTAGAAGCGCTCCATCCAACCCGTAAGTCCAACCCTACAGAAAAAATAATAGTCAAGCACAGTATTAgcaattaacttaaaaattaataacaaactGATACATAAAGGGTCCCTAGGtatcattttcaatattctGAATCTTGCTTTTAGAGTGtgatttttgagttttcagAAATAAGACTAATGNNNNNNNNNNNNNNNNNNNNNNNNNNNNNNNNNNNNNNNNNNNNNNNNNNNNNNNNNNNNNNNNNNNNNNNNNNNNNNNNNNNNNNNNNNNNNNNNNNNNAATGATGCACGCACCTAATCATAAATAACCCTGCCACTCAACCAAGTGCTTCAGAAGATGGCTAATAACTACCTACTCAATTGATTACATATCTTTGCGGacagaaataaaaatacttagaatTATGAGTGTACAATTACATTTatgtaagaaaattaaattttatccaAAGAGGAGAGAATTAACTAGGTAATGTTTATGGGGGgtgaaatatcatttttatccttgGGTTATATTAAGAAACAAGAAGACATTAATTAAAGTTGGATTAGGAAGTTCCATTGTCACAAGCTAATAACTATTATCTCAcacaaaaagtaaataaataattattgtgaCGATAACAAAAAGTAATTTATTCcattaaaaatgaatataatcatTTTTATACGCAATCCTATCTTattttaaagatatattttcacaataatttaTGATGTTTCGATCACAAACAGATAACCTTACCATTTTATTGTGTTTAGTCGTCCCAGTGATACATGGCATACATTTACACTGGGTGCCTCGATCTTTTCCCATGAGAATATATTCATGGACTCTCCCTAAAGCAAACAACCAAAATATGTGATTGCAACAAGTCGCTGGATAGCAGCGAATTAAACCAGTCTTTCTTTCCTGCGCCGCTAATACAAACTCGATTCTAGTTCACAGACTACTAACTACTACACAGCAGGAAATGTTttgataattcataactaacaACAAAAACAGGTACAGAGAGCCACATTGACTGGTTTACTTTTGGCAGCTACTGATCGATCCATTCCAAAGGGACTTAACAGGAGACGTGACAAGACACCACCGCACGCGAGGAAGGGTATCGCATTCATATAGACAAACCAGCTGCTACAATCAACGACATACCAGAGTGCAAGTTAAGaaactgaaaaaaaataaaaaaaacaaaacgaTTTCGGCAGGGTTGATATGTATATTACCTTTTGGACATCTCTGTACTGGAAGACCCAGATATGGCTAGTTGGATGGGAGCACAACTGAAGGGGCATGCTGTTGGAGCAATGGGGGTTGAAGCAGAGACAAGTTCTTGTTTTCAGGAATGGAGCTTTGAAGCTTTCTTTTCATAGGTGAGGGTTGGCAGAAGCATGAATAAGCAAAATGGCTCTTCCTAGAGATGTAAGGGGAAATATAGGCAGCAGCAGATGATGAAGAAACGGCTTTGGTAGGAACCAGAACCTGTGTCTTGCCAGATGCGATTCTCCTCCCCACAACATTTTTGTAGAATAGGCCAGACATGGCAGGAACAAAGACATCACTTTGGGAACACATGTAAAAGTCGATGACCTTGCAAATTCTGAGCCCTCTAACTTCAGGAAGCTTGCCTTCTTGTCTGCTGCCATTAGTTCATCCTGTCACATGTTCGCAAACACGCAATAAGCAGCGACAGTAACAGTTGGGAAGCAAGATGACATGGGCTACAAATGTTATATGTGACAGTTCGATCAAGGGCCAACTAAAAGAACTCCAAACTTTTTGATACTTGTAGACAAGAAAATTAAGGGGAACGATTTGATGTTGGTCCAACTTACTGGTAGCAAGCAGCCATTTTATCTTAATAATATTTGTCCAAGTAACTCCCAGGAGATTTTACAAGGTGCTGTTTAGAGTTTAGATGCTATTCCAATAACTAGAAATTCCATTCTGCCTCTCCAGTTCCAAGCTAgtcagaaaagaaaaggaacttAGAAATGACTTCGATCCACTTTAGATTGTTTTCATTAAGATGGTAATCACATCTTCACTGTGCAACCTACCAAAAAGATGCCAAACAGAAAACACAGGATCTATCTGATGGTACCTGCCAAGCATGACCTACACACTATGAATTCAAGGATTAAGTAGACTGTTAATGAAAAAAGCAGAGGAGCTTACCTTCGTATAAGTTTTTGGGTAGATAAGCCTCAATGGATCAAGAGCAGTATGCCACCCAGACTGAGTCACATAGATTGTGGTGTCTCTTTGAAAACGACCTTCTTTAGAAACCCACCAATCTCCTGTGCATTGTAACACCAATTTCTTCCAGTAGGTTCACTTTCTTGACATTCCTTGCTTTCCAAATTCTCAACCTTCAAGTCCACTGCAATAAACTGCCCTGTTTTTGGCTCAAGGCTCTTAACTTGAAAATCATTAAGTCAATCACTTCCTGCAGCCCTGGTTGCAACTCAAGAGTTCCGAACATTGCCAAGCACGAGAATGAGTCCAAGCgctcaacttcttcttcttttattgtAGGTAAGGGATGGAAGTTAGTTTCAAGCTTCAACATTCCTTTCGTTTTGAATAATGGTTCAACATTCAAAGCAACATAGCCTTCGGTAACCCCATTAGGGACCCTGACAGTGCTGAGCTTCCTGACCAGTACTTTAGCAGGTTGATCCTTTACTATTCTGATTATTCCACCCAGGCTTTCAACAAACTTTTTGG is from Diospyros lotus cultivar Yz01 chromosome 2, ASM1463336v1, whole genome shotgun sequence and encodes:
- the LOC127794580 gene encoding UPF0481 protein At3g47200-like, with the translated sequence MGSWVVEVQATKSIYKVPPFISKTNKTAYKPRLVSFGPYHHGDPQLAWMEAHKKRAHLCFINRSGRNEQEVYDIVAEKAQDLKDSYDSLDSKWQDNTEIFVQMMILDGCFMFEVLHVSQHYDYYSDYDPVFGPHGNAHVMHLIKADMLLLENQLPMLLLRMLIGILRKNEEPALPLQLLDPKPDKFPQMGKCLHVLDLYRKGLLQPCNEHGNAAPQSANQGEGDPKMGKYLHKLHLCWKRLLHPHNKLGYAVQNQTEENNKTVGHNVLRPATELHQAGVSFKISKGLQDISFDVDCGVLKLPNFLVEDLTESIFLNIIAFERCHVGSGSGFTSFVAFMDCIVDDSEDIKLLSSNGIIDNFIGTDKEAAELFNTLAKDLIISTDELLKVYEDLINYSNKRRNKWRANLIQTYFKNPWAIVSVIAAFFNLN
- the LOC127794670 gene encoding choline monooxygenase, chloroplastic-like, with translation MSKSWFVYMNAIPFLACGGVLSRLLLSPFGMDRSGWTYGLDGALLKATRITGVRNFNVNEFGLVPIRVALWGPFVLLSLEKKLPHSEADSNIVGNEWLGSSCEMLSTGGVNSFLSYVCRRRYTIECNWKVFCDNYLDGGYHVPYAHKGLASGLELESYSTTIFERVSVQQCEGSSVENGDGFDRLGSKALYAFIYPNFMINRYGPWMDTNLVLPLGPRKCQVIFNYFLDASLKDDKSFIEKSLEDSERVQMEDISLCEAVQKGLESPAYCSGRMLHTV